One Myxococcales bacterium genomic region harbors:
- the sdhA gene encoding succinate dehydrogenase flavoprotein subunit, which produces MAKAAITTSESGKVRRVIVVGGGLAGLTTVIKLCEAGVPVDLFSLVPVKRSHSVCAQGGINASVNTKGEGDSPKVHLEETVYGGDFLANQPPVKGMADAAPGIVFMLDRMGVPFNRTPEGLLDFRRFGGTLFHRTAFAGATTGQQLLYALDEQVRRYETIDVEDDKGVVIRGEKMVRKFEFWDFLSIIQDDEGRARGIVAQDLKSMQIESFPGDAVCLATGGPGIVFGRSTNSVINTGTAAGAVYRQGACYANGEFIQVHPTAIPGADKLRLISESARGEGGRVWVPKDPKEKRRGKDVPEKDREYFLENKYPGYGNLVPRDIASRELFLKCFHEGKGVFNPKSGKNELEVYLDLTHIPEPTLRRKLAGILEIYEKFVGEDPYHNPMRVFPAVHYSMGGLWVDFERSADGSLVKGSPRNQSTNIEGLYAAGEVDYQYHGANRLGANSLLSCIYAGLVTGPAMATYRQNLGKSSWDMPSSLFEKAEKREQTKYDGILKLDGPENPYRIHKELGETMLRDVTIERHNGTLEKVLEKLGELEDRFHKVGVTDTSARANQGAQFVRHLENMLVIARVIATGAKNRDESRGAHYKPDFKQRDDENWLRTTMAMYKQDGNRSAVEYVRAVDYNLLGKPLHVTDEVDISLVTPRARKYETAGAASAAATGKGDTKEAGKEAGASA; this is translated from the coding sequence ATGGCCAAGGCCGCCATCACCACCAGCGAATCCGGGAAAGTCCGCCGCGTCATCGTCGTCGGCGGAGGCCTCGCGGGCCTCACCACCGTCATCAAGCTCTGCGAGGCGGGCGTCCCGGTCGACCTCTTCTCGCTCGTGCCGGTCAAGCGCTCGCACTCGGTGTGCGCGCAGGGCGGCATCAACGCGAGCGTGAACACCAAGGGTGAGGGCGACTCCCCCAAGGTGCACCTCGAGGAGACGGTGTACGGCGGCGACTTCCTCGCGAACCAGCCGCCCGTCAAGGGAATGGCCGACGCGGCCCCCGGCATCGTCTTCATGCTCGACCGCATGGGCGTGCCCTTCAACCGCACCCCCGAGGGCCTCCTCGACTTCCGCCGCTTCGGCGGCACGCTCTTCCACCGCACGGCCTTCGCGGGCGCCACCACGGGCCAGCAGCTCCTCTACGCGCTCGACGAGCAGGTCCGCCGCTACGAGACCATCGACGTCGAAGACGACAAGGGCGTCGTCATCCGCGGCGAGAAGATGGTCCGCAAGTTCGAGTTTTGGGACTTTCTTTCCATCATCCAAGACGACGAAGGCCGCGCGCGCGGCATCGTCGCCCAAGACCTCAAGTCGATGCAGATCGAGTCGTTCCCGGGCGACGCGGTGTGCCTCGCGACGGGCGGCCCGGGCATCGTCTTCGGGCGCAGCACGAACAGCGTCATCAACACCGGCACCGCCGCCGGCGCCGTGTACCGCCAGGGCGCGTGCTACGCGAACGGCGAGTTCATCCAGGTGCACCCCACGGCCATCCCCGGCGCCGACAAGCTCCGCCTCATCTCCGAGAGCGCGCGCGGCGAGGGCGGGCGCGTGTGGGTCCCCAAGGATCCGAAGGAGAAGCGCCGCGGCAAAGACGTGCCCGAGAAAGACCGCGAGTACTTCCTCGAGAACAAGTACCCCGGGTACGGCAACCTCGTCCCGCGCGATATCGCGAGCCGCGAGCTCTTCCTCAAGTGCTTCCACGAGGGCAAGGGTGTCTTCAACCCGAAGAGCGGCAAAAACGAGCTCGAGGTCTACCTCGATCTGACGCACATCCCGGAGCCTACGCTGCGCCGTAAGCTCGCGGGAATCCTCGAGATTTACGAAAAATTCGTCGGCGAGGATCCGTACCACAACCCGATGCGCGTCTTCCCGGCCGTGCACTACTCGATGGGCGGCCTCTGGGTCGACTTCGAGCGCTCGGCCGACGGCTCGCTCGTGAAGGGCTCGCCCAGGAACCAGAGCACCAACATCGAGGGCCTCTACGCCGCGGGCGAGGTCGACTACCAGTACCACGGGGCCAATCGCCTCGGCGCGAACTCGCTGCTCTCGTGCATCTACGCCGGCCTCGTCACGGGCCCGGCCATGGCGACCTACCGCCAGAACCTCGGCAAGAGCTCGTGGGACATGCCCTCGTCGCTCTTCGAGAAGGCCGAGAAGCGCGAGCAGACCAAGTACGACGGCATCCTCAAGCTCGACGGCCCCGAGAACCCGTACCGCATCCACAAGGAGCTCGGCGAGACCATGCTCCGCGACGTCACCATCGAGCGCCACAACGGCACGCTCGAGAAGGTGCTCGAGAAGCTCGGTGAGCTCGAGGATCGCTTCCACAAGGTGGGAGTGACCGACACGAGCGCGCGCGCGAACCAGGGCGCCCAGTTCGTTCGCCACCTCGAGAACATGCTCGTCATCGCGCGGGTCATCGCGACCGGCGCGAAGAACCGCGACGAGTCCCGCGGGGCGCACTACAAGCCCGACTTCAAGCAGCGCGACGACGAGAACTGGCTCCGTACGACGATGGCCATGTACAAACAAGACGGCAATCGCAGCGCCGTCGAGTACGTGCGCGCGGTCGACTACAACCTGCTCGGAAAGCCGCTGCACGTCACCGACGAGGTCGACATCTCGCTCGTCACGCCGCGCGCGCGCAAATACGAGACGGCAGGCGCGGCTTCGGCCGCCGCCACCGGCAAGGGCGACACCAAAGAAGCCGGAAAGGAAGCAGGCGCGAGCGCCTGA
- the sdhB gene encoding succinate dehydrogenase iron-sulfur subunit produces the protein MADGSSPKKKSSGKTVRLRVHRQDGPHNPETKRVEEFEIDWHPQMNIISALMEIQRNPVTVEGKEVAPIVWESVCLEEVCGACTMIVNGRVRQSCTALIDQISPNGEVIDLAPMTKFPLVRDLQVDRSRMFDDLKKVKAWINLDGSHELGPGPRQSQENQEEAYPLSRCMTCGCCMEACPQVHEGSNFIGPSAISQVRLFNLHPSGKMHAAERLEAVMGEGGVADCGKAQNCVEVCPKEIPLVDSIAQVSRQATKQMLFGWLLK, from the coding sequence ATGGCAGACGGAAGCAGCCCCAAGAAGAAGTCCTCCGGAAAGACCGTGCGCCTCCGCGTGCACCGTCAAGACGGCCCGCACAACCCCGAGACCAAGCGCGTCGAGGAGTTCGAGATCGACTGGCACCCGCAGATGAACATCATCTCGGCGCTCATGGAGATCCAGCGGAACCCCGTGACGGTCGAAGGCAAAGAGGTGGCCCCCATCGTGTGGGAGTCCGTGTGCCTCGAAGAGGTGTGCGGCGCTTGCACGATGATCGTGAACGGCCGCGTGCGTCAGTCGTGCACGGCGCTCATCGACCAAATCTCGCCGAACGGCGAGGTCATCGACTTGGCGCCGATGACCAAGTTCCCGCTCGTGCGCGACCTCCAAGTCGACCGTAGCCGCATGTTCGACGACCTCAAGAAGGTCAAGGCGTGGATCAACCTCGACGGCTCGCACGAGCTTGGGCCGGGCCCGCGCCAGTCGCAAGAGAACCAAGAAGAGGCCTATCCGCTGTCGCGCTGCATGACCTGCGGCTGCTGCATGGAGGCCTGCCCGCAGGTGCACGAAGGCTCGAACTTCATCGGTCCTTCGGCCATCAGCCAGGTGCGCCTCTTCAACCTCCACCCCTCCGGAAAGATGCACGCGGCCGAGCGCCTCGAAGCCGTCATGGGCGAAGGTGGCGTCGCCGACTGCGGCAAGGCGCAGAACTGCGTCGAGGTCTGCCCGAAGGAGATCCCGCTCGTCGACAGCATCGCGCAGGTGTCGCGGCAAGCGACCAAGCAGATGCTCTTCGGCTGGCTCTTGAAGTAG
- a CDS encoding DUF1275 domain-containing protein: protein MFHKTGADRTPRENRVLAAYLSWVAGFVNSASFLLVGAFTAHVTGNVGRLANDVALGNPLSAVTAVVLIAAFFVGAFLASMAIESEFFGPPARTYGLLMLFEAGTLVAFVALVKPGATVAKDMPALLLCGAMGLQNSLVTRLSGAVVRTTHLTGVVTDLGIEAARWFRYARRGLSRRVNMRLSVGPSSSVRPPTEKIALLSTIAAGFLVGGFFGAFSTEVLGRFAVLVPAAVLVVGGVLGMVTGRSIRVDERE, encoded by the coding sequence GTGTTCCACAAGACAGGCGCAGATCGCACACCGAGAGAGAACCGCGTCCTCGCGGCGTACCTCTCGTGGGTCGCGGGCTTCGTCAACTCGGCGAGCTTCCTCTTGGTGGGCGCGTTCACGGCGCACGTCACGGGCAACGTCGGCCGCCTCGCGAACGACGTCGCCCTGGGAAATCCGCTCTCGGCGGTGACGGCCGTGGTGCTCATCGCGGCGTTCTTCGTGGGCGCGTTCCTCGCGAGCATGGCCATCGAGAGCGAGTTCTTCGGGCCGCCCGCGCGCACGTACGGCCTCCTCATGCTCTTCGAGGCGGGGACGCTCGTCGCGTTCGTCGCGCTCGTGAAGCCCGGCGCGACGGTCGCGAAGGACATGCCCGCGCTCCTCCTCTGCGGCGCGATGGGGCTACAAAATAGCCTGGTCACGCGCCTCTCGGGGGCCGTCGTCCGCACGACGCACCTCACGGGGGTCGTCACCGATTTGGGCATCGAGGCCGCGCGGTGGTTCCGCTACGCGCGCCGAGGCCTCTCGCGCCGCGTGAACATGCGCCTCTCGGTGGGGCCGTCGTCGTCCGTGCGCCCGCCGACCGAGAAGATCGCGCTCCTCTCGACGATCGCCGCGGGGTTCCTCGTCGGCGGTTTCTTCGGCGCGTTCTCGACCGAGGTCCTCGGCCGCTTCGCCGTGTTGGTCCCGGCTGCCGTGCTCGTCGTCGGGGGTGTGCTCGGCATGGTCACGGGGCGGAGCATTCGCGTCGACGAACGCGAGTGA
- a CDS encoding prolyl oligopeptidase family serine peptidase, translated as MKTLVAVVILGALGFACSSSSPEAAPAPEAKVRGDFDPVPFGDARPVELYVPSTYTDDRPAPLLVLLHGYGASGRLQDAYLGLRAQAEARGYLYAAPDGTPDASGKRFWNAGACCDFGNVGTDDVGYLTGLVAAIGKRYRVDPKRVFLIGHSNGGFMSYRLACDAADTFAGIVSIAGTTWTDTSRCAPRSAVSILHVHGTADDTIRYEGGTFSGFAYASADATTKRWATLDGCGSNAETAPDLDVDASRPGAETGVTRYTGCRDGANVELWTVREGQHLPAFGPQFVPKALDFLDAHPKP; from the coding sequence ATGAAGACGCTCGTCGCCGTCGTGATCCTCGGAGCCCTCGGCTTCGCGTGCTCGTCGTCGTCCCCGGAGGCTGCGCCCGCGCCCGAGGCCAAGGTGCGCGGAGATTTCGATCCGGTGCCCTTCGGCGACGCGCGCCCCGTGGAGCTCTACGTGCCGAGCACCTACACCGACGACCGCCCCGCGCCGCTGCTCGTGCTGCTCCACGGGTACGGCGCGAGCGGGCGATTGCAGGACGCCTACCTCGGGCTCCGCGCCCAGGCCGAGGCGCGCGGCTACCTCTACGCCGCGCCCGACGGCACCCCCGACGCGTCGGGAAAGCGCTTTTGGAACGCGGGCGCGTGCTGCGACTTCGGCAACGTGGGCACGGACGACGTCGGGTATTTGACCGGGCTCGTCGCCGCGATCGGGAAGCGTTATCGCGTCGATCCGAAGCGCGTATTTTTGATCGGGCACTCCAATGGTGGGTTCATGTCGTACAGGCTCGCGTGCGACGCCGCGGACACGTTCGCGGGCATCGTGAGCATCGCCGGCACGACGTGGACCGACACGTCACGCTGCGCGCCACGTTCGGCGGTATCCATTCTCCACGTGCACGGCACGGCCGACGACACCATTCGCTACGAGGGCGGCACCTTCTCCGGCTTTGCGTACGCGAGCGCCGACGCGACGACCAAGCGCTGGGCCACCCTCGACGGCTGCGGGAGCAACGCGGAGACCGCGCCCGACCTGGACGTCGACGCGTCCCGACCCGGCGCCGAGACGGGCGTCACGCGCTACACCGGGTGCCGCGACGGTGCGAACGTCGAGCTCTGGACGGTGCGTGAAGGGCAGCATTTGCCCGCGTTCGGGCCGCAGTTCGTGCCGAAGGCGCTCGACTTCCTCGACGCTCACCCGAAGCCGTGA
- a CDS encoding metallophosphoesterase has protein sequence MSPFSWITVVGFSITFVAAWRRSRAFAVFVGVLVGIYAAVANALSHEVGALLPVFSVLHAIVFVNFVALTRPRMRPFWYRVVVSWPASFFAAGTLLGIPWAVALGLGFHVPAPWVPYVLAAVGMVQSLRTKRETIDLSLADRSSPADRAGDVVPTKRGNRLTESPIRIVQISDPHIGPFMSVERLKAICERAVEQDPDLVLLTGDYLTMESNPEPSLLREALSPLKKLEGRVFACHGNHDLEAPRTVAHAMEANRIPLLLGESRVVDTRGGKVQIVGTDFTFRGTKEYLARVCEENPRIPGVVRVILLHNPGAFRDLPEGEADLVLSGHTHGGQLGLVSLGLSWTFLKLGGNKMPDHGYWGRGHDRLWVHRGTAHYGFPIRLGVPAEESVLRIHPA, from the coding sequence ATGTCACCGTTCTCGTGGATCACCGTCGTCGGGTTCTCGATCACGTTCGTCGCGGCGTGGCGACGGAGCCGCGCCTTCGCCGTGTTCGTCGGCGTCCTCGTGGGCATCTACGCCGCGGTGGCGAACGCGTTGAGCCACGAGGTGGGCGCGCTCTTGCCCGTGTTCTCGGTCCTCCACGCCATCGTGTTCGTGAATTTCGTGGCGCTCACGCGGCCGCGCATGCGCCCCTTTTGGTACCGCGTCGTGGTGAGCTGGCCCGCGTCGTTCTTCGCGGCGGGCACGCTCCTAGGCATCCCGTGGGCCGTGGCGCTCGGGCTCGGGTTTCACGTCCCCGCGCCGTGGGTGCCTTACGTGCTCGCGGCCGTAGGCATGGTGCAGTCTCTCCGCACGAAGCGCGAGACCATCGATCTCTCCCTCGCCGATCGCAGCTCACCGGCCGATCGCGCGGGGGACGTCGTCCCCACGAAGCGGGGGAATCGCCTCACCGAGAGCCCCATTCGTATCGTCCAGATCTCGGATCCGCACATTGGCCCTTTCATGTCGGTCGAGCGGCTCAAGGCCATCTGCGAGCGCGCCGTCGAACAAGATCCCGATTTGGTGCTCCTCACGGGCGACTACCTCACCATGGAGTCGAACCCCGAGCCGAGCCTCTTGCGCGAGGCGCTCTCGCCCTTGAAAAAGCTCGAGGGGCGCGTGTTCGCCTGCCACGGGAACCACGATCTCGAGGCGCCGCGTACGGTCGCGCACGCCATGGAGGCCAATCGAATCCCGCTCCTCTTGGGTGAGTCGCGCGTGGTCGACACCCGCGGCGGCAAAGTGCAAATCGTCGGCACCGACTTCACCTTTCGAGGTACCAAAGAGTACCTCGCTCGGGTGTGCGAAGAGAACCCGCGCATCCCCGGCGTCGTGCGCGTGATCCTCTTGCACAACCCCGGCGCGTTCCGCGATTTGCCCGAGGGCGAAGCCGACCTGGTGCTCTCGGGGCACACGCACGGGGGCCAGCTCGGCCTCGTGAGCCTCGGCCTCTCGTGGACCTTCCTCAAGCTCGGCGGCAACAAGATGCCCGATCATGGCTATTGGGGCCGCGGCCACGACAGGCTCTGGGTGCACCGAGGCACGGCGCACTACGGGTTTCCCATTCGCCTTGGTGTTCCCGCCGAGGAGAGCGTGCTCCGCATCCACCCGGCGTGA
- a CDS encoding HDIG domain-containing protein — protein sequence MPPEEPTPPTNGSADATMDALEQAAFAAERGERPSSLVVCDAASLLAAVKLDRVAVRARLDRVVMGDDPELGLDILLESGALGAIFPEVHAMVGFGDGEWRHKDVWKHTKQVVRQAVPRLEVRWASLFHDIGKVKTRSISPDGKVHFLGHAEVGTRMFDKLDRRLGLFTPEAALKDTVRFLVLHHLRANQYDPEWTDSAVRRFARELGAHMEDLLCLARADITTKRPEKKRKGLQQIEELAERIAKLAAEDAVKPPLPKGVGDFVMKAFGLPPSRLVGDIKRELEKAVDAGEIEPHLPSEAYVEFVAKDKARFGI from the coding sequence ATGCCCCCCGAGGAGCCCACCCCCCCGACGAACGGCTCGGCCGACGCGACCATGGACGCGCTCGAGCAGGCCGCGTTCGCCGCCGAGCGCGGGGAGCGTCCCTCGAGCCTCGTCGTGTGCGACGCGGCGTCTCTCTTGGCGGCCGTGAAGCTCGACCGCGTGGCCGTGCGCGCCCGCCTCGACCGCGTGGTCATGGGCGACGATCCCGAGCTCGGCCTCGACATCCTCCTCGAGAGCGGCGCGCTCGGAGCCATCTTCCCGGAGGTGCACGCCATGGTCGGCTTCGGGGACGGCGAGTGGCGCCACAAGGACGTGTGGAAGCACACGAAGCAGGTCGTGCGTCAGGCCGTCCCGCGGCTCGAGGTGCGGTGGGCCTCGCTCTTCCACGACATCGGCAAGGTGAAGACCCGCAGCATCAGCCCCGACGGGAAGGTGCACTTCTTGGGGCACGCCGAGGTCGGCACGCGCATGTTCGACAAGCTCGACAGGCGCCTCGGCCTCTTCACGCCCGAGGCCGCCCTGAAAGACACCGTGCGCTTCCTCGTGCTGCACCACCTCCGCGCGAACCAGTACGATCCCGAGTGGACCGACAGCGCCGTGCGCAGGTTCGCGCGCGAGCTCGGCGCCCACATGGAAGACCTCTTGTGCCTCGCGCGCGCCGACATCACCACGAAGCGCCCCGAGAAGAAGCGCAAAGGCCTCCAGCAAATCGAGGAGCTCGCCGAGCGCATCGCCAAGCTCGCCGCCGAGGACGCCGTGAAGCCCCCGCTCCCGAAGGGCGTGGGAGACTTCGTCATGAAGGCGTTCGGGCTCCCGCCTTCGCGCCTCGTGGGTGACATCAAGCGCGAGCTCGAGAAGGCCGTCGACGCGGGCGAGATCGAGCCGCACCTCCCGAGCGAGGCCTACGTCGAGTTCGTCGCCAAAGACAAGGCGCGCTTCGGCATCTGA
- a CDS encoding SUMF1/EgtB/PvdO family nonheme iron enzyme, with protein sequence MTLSHRFEMGQHEVTQREWVAAGFVNGATAPNPEAGVEYGSCLASDCPATNLSWFDAIAYANEASRRHEPPLAECYVLEGCEGVRGAGSKCTRVRAAPENVYECRGYRLPTEAEWEYAARAGARTPYYTGPMLAKSYDPTVECHELSEPFLDRAAWYCVTATILAQRTTTTKPVMTKEPNGWGLFDMLGNVAEWTSDEYVGLGFRAGPYTDPGQALGAGDVRTKRGGGVTSSAGATTVSFRLGATWDRIQALGFRLARTLPPPSRCPRPEAKRASSPTSSSVTLSPHVP encoded by the coding sequence GTGACGCTCAGCCACAGGTTCGAGATGGGACAGCACGAGGTCACCCAGCGGGAGTGGGTCGCCGCCGGCTTCGTCAACGGGGCGACTGCCCCGAATCCTGAGGCGGGAGTCGAGTACGGAAGCTGTCTCGCCTCAGATTGCCCGGCGACGAATCTCTCGTGGTTCGATGCGATAGCCTACGCGAACGAAGCGTCGCGCCGTCACGAGCCGCCCCTCGCGGAGTGCTACGTCCTCGAGGGGTGTGAAGGCGTGCGTGGCGCAGGGAGCAAGTGCACGCGGGTCCGCGCCGCACCAGAGAACGTATACGAATGCCGTGGCTACCGGCTCCCCACGGAGGCAGAGTGGGAATATGCCGCGAGAGCCGGTGCTCGTACTCCCTACTACACTGGGCCGATGCTCGCGAAGTCGTATGACCCCACGGTGGAGTGTCACGAGCTCTCCGAACCGTTCCTCGATCGCGCCGCGTGGTACTGCGTGACCGCCACTATCCTCGCTCAACGGACAACGACGACGAAGCCCGTGATGACCAAGGAGCCCAACGGATGGGGGCTCTTCGACATGCTGGGCAACGTGGCCGAGTGGACGAGTGACGAGTACGTCGGCCTCGGATTTCGCGCCGGTCCCTACACCGACCCTGGACAAGCGCTCGGGGCGGGAGACGTACGCACCAAGCGGGGAGGTGGTGTCACGTCCTCGGCCGGGGCGACGACTGTCTCGTTCCGGCTCGGGGCGACATGGGATCGCATACAAGCCCTGGGTTTCCGGCTCGCGCGTACCCTCCCGCCGCCATCACGGTGCCCTCGGCCCGAGGCTAAGCGCGCATCGAGTCCCACGTCATCGTCAGTGACCCTCTCGCCTCACGTGCCGTAG